The following coding sequences are from one Desulfosporosinus orientis DSM 765 window:
- a CDS encoding dihydrodipicolinate synthase family protein, with product MAFKLKGIYAPIPTPFAGGKIAYDKLDGNLEFWLGSKLEGLVVLGSNGEFVLLSTEEKVKIISYVCEKSQGRKPVIAGTGAESTEETIYLSQKAAEAGAAAVLVVTPNYYKGSMTEKVLKKFYLEVAEASPIPLILYNMPRNTGVNLSAKVVAELAQHPNIIGIKDSGGNIVQIAEMIKSTPSDFSVFAGSASFLYPSLVLGAAGGTLALANVFPDECVKVQELFEAGKHEEAKALQFNLIESNAAVTSRFGIAGLKAAMDMIGYYGGDPRSPLQPLGEAEREELKQILGRTPYLQKAM from the coding sequence ATGGCATTTAAATTGAAGGGGATTTATGCCCCGATTCCAACTCCTTTTGCCGGCGGTAAAATTGCCTACGATAAATTAGATGGGAATTTGGAATTTTGGCTGGGATCTAAACTCGAGGGCCTTGTTGTATTAGGTTCCAATGGTGAATTTGTTCTGCTCAGTACCGAGGAGAAAGTTAAAATTATTTCCTATGTCTGTGAAAAATCCCAAGGACGTAAACCTGTCATCGCCGGAACAGGAGCCGAATCCACTGAAGAAACCATCTATTTGAGCCAGAAAGCAGCGGAAGCCGGAGCTGCCGCAGTCTTAGTCGTAACCCCTAACTACTATAAGGGCTCCATGACGGAAAAAGTGCTGAAAAAGTTTTATTTAGAAGTAGCAGAAGCTTCACCGATTCCTTTGATTCTCTATAATATGCCGAGGAATACAGGAGTTAACTTATCAGCAAAAGTTGTGGCTGAGTTAGCTCAGCATCCCAACATTATCGGGATTAAAGACAGCGGCGGAAATATTGTTCAGATTGCAGAAATGATCAAAAGTACCCCTTCTGATTTTTCCGTATTTGCCGGCTCCGCCAGCTTCCTTTATCCCAGCCTGGTACTGGGGGCGGCAGGGGGAACCTTAGCCCTCGCCAATGTGTTTCCAGATGAATGTGTTAAGGTTCAAGAATTATTCGAAGCAGGAAAACATGAAGAGGCTAAGGCCTTACAGTTTAACCTGATTGAAAGTAATGCGGCAGTGACCTCTCGCTTTGGAATTGCAGGCCTGAAAGCTGCTATGGATATGATCGGTTATTATGGCGGGGATCCTCGTTCCCCCCTGCAGCCTCTTGGAGAAGCCGAAAGAGAAGAGCTAAAGCAAATTTTAGGCCGGACCCCATATCTTCAAAAAGCTATGTAG
- a CDS encoding 2-hydroxyacid dehydrogenase has protein sequence MLPKVFIAKPIPQTVRDYLGKFCEFAMWDKERPINRQELIEQISDREGLLTTSLITRIDEDLLLKAPNLRIVSNISVGYDNFDLEAMRKRQVLGTNTPDVLSDTVADLAIGLMLCSARRIVELNGFVKEGKWNAQISEELFGLDLHHQTLGIIGMGSIGLELARRARNGFKMDVLYHNRNRKIVAEEELGVRYCDLPTLLAKSDFVILLTPLTKDTKHLMGYKEFNLMKHSAFFLNISRGETVDEQALILALREEKIQGAALDVFSQEPINKNNPLLQFQNVITVPHIGSATLACRTEMAMLAAKNLAAGLMDIQPPNLVKELY, from the coding sequence ATGCTGCCCAAGGTGTTCATAGCTAAACCTATTCCTCAAACCGTCAGAGATTATCTCGGAAAGTTTTGTGAGTTCGCAATGTGGGATAAAGAACGGCCGATTAATCGTCAAGAACTCATAGAGCAGATCTCTGATAGGGAAGGATTGCTGACGACAAGTTTGATTACCCGGATTGATGAAGATTTATTGCTAAAGGCACCCAACCTTAGAATTGTCAGCAATATTTCTGTCGGCTATGATAATTTTGATTTGGAAGCAATGAGAAAAAGACAAGTATTGGGGACTAATACACCGGACGTTCTCAGCGATACAGTAGCAGATTTGGCAATAGGTTTGATGTTATGCTCGGCCAGGCGAATCGTGGAACTTAATGGCTTTGTTAAAGAAGGCAAATGGAATGCCCAGATTTCAGAGGAGTTGTTTGGTTTAGATTTACATCACCAAACCTTGGGAATCATTGGTATGGGGTCGATCGGTTTAGAATTGGCGCGGCGGGCAAGAAATGGTTTTAAAATGGATGTTTTATATCATAATAGAAATCGCAAAATTGTCGCTGAAGAGGAGCTTGGAGTAAGATATTGTGACCTGCCAACACTTCTGGCAAAGTCAGATTTTGTTATTTTGTTAACGCCATTGACAAAGGATACAAAACACTTAATGGGTTATAAAGAGTTTAATTTGATGAAACATTCGGCATTTTTCCTTAATATTTCTCGGGGCGAAACAGTCGATGAACAAGCTTTAATTCTTGCGCTTCGAGAAGAAAAAATTCAAGGAGCTGCTTTGGATGTATTTTCCCAGGAACCAATTAATAAGAATAATCCGTTGCTTCAATTTCAAAATGTAATTACGGTTCCTCACATTGGATCGGCAACCCTGGCCTGCCGGACAGAGATGGCAATGCTTGCTGCCAAAAACTTGGCAGCTGGGCTAATGGATATTCAACCTCCGAATCTGGTTAAGGAACTTTATTAA
- a CDS encoding sigma-54-dependent Fis family transcriptional regulator, whose amino-acid sequence MHKGTKNEPTIAVFSYHALTSLINKLQYKASYPVRILVIDCEWNDVLQKAEDMEKTREADVFVSAGGTAKLLSTKLSNPLVEIKVTGFDILNALKEAKHYSDTVGIIAYESKIPNLDNFSELLNISIKQFTYQKLSDIEECLNHLQNEGIKVVIGGSFLQEVISKRGVTGIKGIFIYSSDGVTRALDTAVQVAFSKQVEARKAEELRTILAFSYEGIIAVDRDGLITVINSSAEKIIGASEYKVIGKSITKVFPNAKLTKVIQSCKAELNQIETFGNSQIVINRIPISVNSEVIGAVATFQNIGIFQEVEEKIRKSLFQKGFVAKTSIKDIIGTSDQIQKVKREAFLYAKNASSVLITGESGTGKELFAQGIHNASIRFRHPFVTINCAAIPDNLLESELFGYEEGAFTGAKKGGKPGLFELAHEGTVFLDEIGELSMSLQSRLLRVLEQREVLRIGSDHIRSVNIQVISATNKDLWEMTEKGYFRKDLYYRLNVLELRLPPLRVRKTDIPLLVKSFLTEMCHDLNEQEIERISKLTVFRDYNWPGNIRELRNIVERFAALYKEEDHESLLLSLFERLTFDDLGSGEQAELIRVLNSVKGNKTEAAKKLGISRTTMWRKLKGYKEKT is encoded by the coding sequence ATGCATAAAGGAACTAAAAATGAACCTACTATAGCAGTCTTTAGTTATCATGCTTTAACATCGTTAATCAATAAACTTCAATATAAGGCTTCTTATCCGGTTCGGATTTTAGTGATTGATTGTGAGTGGAATGATGTTCTCCAAAAAGCTGAGGATATGGAAAAAACCAGGGAAGCTGATGTTTTCGTTTCCGCAGGAGGAACAGCAAAACTTCTCTCTACTAAACTTTCTAACCCATTAGTTGAAATTAAAGTAACCGGCTTCGACATTTTAAATGCCCTTAAAGAAGCTAAACATTATTCTGATACAGTTGGAATCATTGCCTATGAAAGTAAGATCCCAAATCTGGATAACTTTTCTGAATTGCTGAATATCTCCATTAAACAATTTACTTATCAAAAGCTTAGCGATATCGAAGAGTGTTTAAACCATCTGCAAAACGAAGGTATTAAAGTCGTTATCGGAGGCAGTTTTCTCCAAGAAGTAATCAGCAAAAGAGGAGTTACAGGAATAAAGGGAATCTTTATATATTCGTCAGATGGTGTTACTCGAGCCTTGGATACTGCGGTCCAAGTGGCTTTTTCTAAGCAAGTAGAGGCTAGAAAAGCAGAAGAACTGCGGACAATTTTAGCTTTTTCGTATGAAGGTATAATAGCCGTCGATAGGGATGGACTAATCACAGTAATTAATTCAAGTGCTGAAAAAATTATTGGCGCTTCTGAATACAAAGTGATAGGTAAATCTATTACTAAAGTATTTCCGAATGCCAAGCTTACAAAAGTTATACAGAGTTGTAAGGCAGAGTTAAATCAGATTGAGACTTTCGGGAATAGCCAGATTGTCATCAACCGTATACCTATTTCGGTAAACTCGGAAGTTATTGGAGCGGTTGCGACATTCCAAAATATTGGGATTTTCCAAGAAGTCGAGGAAAAGATTCGTAAGAGCCTATTTCAAAAAGGTTTTGTAGCCAAAACATCTATCAAAGACATCATTGGTACTAGTGACCAGATTCAAAAAGTCAAACGAGAAGCCTTTCTCTATGCAAAGAATGCTTCTTCGGTTCTAATCACTGGGGAATCAGGTACAGGTAAGGAACTTTTTGCTCAAGGTATACATAATGCCAGTATTCGATTTCGTCACCCTTTTGTTACCATAAACTGTGCGGCCATTCCTGATAACTTGCTGGAGAGCGAACTTTTTGGTTACGAAGAAGGTGCATTCACTGGAGCTAAAAAGGGTGGAAAACCCGGATTGTTTGAACTGGCTCATGAGGGAACGGTATTTCTAGACGAAATAGGTGAACTTTCTATGTCTCTGCAATCTCGTCTGTTAAGGGTCCTAGAACAACGTGAAGTTCTGCGCATCGGAAGTGACCATATTCGTTCGGTTAATATCCAAGTGATATCTGCCACTAATAAAGACTTATGGGAAATGACAGAAAAAGGTTATTTCCGAAAGGATCTATATTACAGACTTAATGTTTTAGAACTGCGTCTTCCTCCTCTACGAGTTCGCAAAACTGATATTCCTTTACTCGTTAAAAGTTTTCTCACTGAAATGTGCCATGACCTCAATGAACAGGAAATAGAGAGGATTTCCAAGCTTACTGTATTTAGAGATTATAACTGGCCAGGTAATATTCGCGAACTAAGAAATATCGTTGAAAGATTTGCGGCTCTCTATAAAGAAGAAGATCATGAGTCCTTACTATTATCTTTATTCGAAAGGCTAACTTTTGACGATCTTGGTTCAGGTGAACAAGCAGAACTAATCCGAGTTTTAAATAGCGTCAAGGGCAATAAAACCGAAGCTGCAAAAAAACTAGGAATCAGTCGAACTACGATGTGGCGAAAACTAAAAGGATATAAGGAAAAGACTTGA